A region of bacterium DNA encodes the following proteins:
- a CDS encoding carbohydrate ABC transporter permease, which yields MSGGFKRLIPFSIVSLLLLTNLFPLGWMVITSLRPEGKIISDQTRLIPEDISLDNFREVWQSGPFARYSFNSILVTSVVILTNIGFSSMVGYAFARGRFWGKEILFGFIVASLMIPKQVLIIPIFILMHKMGLINTYFALILPFCCDGFNIFLMRQYIQSLPLDLEDAARLDGASEAGLLFRIVMPLARPALAVVAINTALVTWNAVLYPLILTSTDEMRTLPVGLALYSHGPHSVDWGHLMAGSSLACLPILIVFLAFQRHIIAGITAGATKG from the coding sequence GTGAGCGGCGGATTTAAGAGATTGATCCCTTTCAGTATTGTTTCGCTTCTTCTCTTAACCAACCTCTTTCCCCTGGGCTGGATGGTGATTACCTCGCTGCGTCCTGAAGGCAAGATCATCTCAGACCAAACTAGGTTGATTCCGGAAGATATCTCTCTGGATAATTTCAGGGAGGTGTGGCAGAGCGGCCCCTTTGCCCGCTACAGCTTCAACAGTATCCTGGTTACGAGCGTGGTCATCCTGACCAATATCGGTTTTTCCTCTATGGTGGGTTATGCCTTTGCCCGCGGTCGGTTTTGGGGCAAGGAGATCCTTTTCGGTTTTATTGTGGCCTCCCTTATGATCCCCAAACAGGTCTTGATCATCCCGATCTTTATCTTGATGCATAAGATGGGCTTGATCAACACATATTTTGCCCTTATTCTGCCTTTTTGTTGTGATGGCTTCAACATCTTCCTGATGAGACAGTATATTCAGTCTCTCCCCTTAGACTTAGAAGATGCCGCTCGACTAGATGGGGCTTCTGAAGCCGGTTTGCTTTTCAGGATAGTGATGCCTCTGGCCAGGCCGGCTCTGGCCGTAGTGGCCATAAACACCGCCCTGGTTACCTGGAACGCGGTGCTTTATCCCTTGATCTTGACCAGCACTGATGAGATGAGAACCTTACCGGTTGGCCTGGCTCTTTATTCTCACGGCCCCCATTCGGTTGATTGGGGACATCTAATGGCCGGCTCAAGCCTGGCCTGCCTGCCTATCTTGATTGTGTTTTTAGCCTTCCAACGTCATATTATCGCCGGCATCACTGCCGGAGCAACCAAAGGATGA